A genomic region of Barnesiella viscericola DSM 18177 contains the following coding sequences:
- a CDS encoding type III-B CRISPR module-associated Cmr3 family protein — MSKYLITLKPLGKYFFGGDMTFQVGADEKSKFNEAFSSYIIASNKFPQQTSLLGMMRYLLLTQSPEVFSQERNRIIDQSKAIDLIGRESFKVSIEHNKPNDFGKIKALGPCFLRKGEEAVLPVPKDYRFGISFGKNESSSVYYNARALSLPTIEGYSAKENYDVLYIGLNSGTVYKEEEIFQKDSRIGINKNYKGRSDTKGFYKQIFYRLKDNFYFAFVVECDFDLEACQNEIVSLGADGSRFSLSATLLGESGIELAYPKDSLKKVTGGSRVILLSDTLLDVADLASVRFSITETIPFRFLCTNVETRNYNILGDVKRVQERYYLYERGSVFYFADETAAAAFGTLVNDKKEFRQIGYNNYIIQ, encoded by the coding sequence ATGAGTAAATATCTGATAACATTAAAACCGCTTGGCAAATATTTTTTTGGAGGTGACATGACTTTCCAAGTGGGGGCTGACGAGAAAAGCAAATTCAATGAAGCATTTTCGAGTTATATCATTGCCTCTAACAAGTTCCCGCAGCAGACCTCTTTGCTGGGAATGATGCGCTATCTGTTGCTGACCCAAAGCCCGGAGGTATTTTCACAAGAGCGCAATAGGATAATCGATCAATCCAAAGCAATAGACTTGATTGGTAGGGAAAGTTTCAAGGTCTCGATTGAGCATAACAAACCTAATGATTTCGGAAAAATCAAAGCATTGGGCCCCTGTTTCCTGAGAAAGGGTGAAGAAGCCGTCTTGCCTGTTCCCAAGGACTATCGCTTCGGTATATCGTTCGGTAAAAACGAATCGAGTTCCGTATACTACAATGCACGGGCATTGAGTCTGCCGACCATAGAGGGTTATAGTGCGAAAGAGAATTACGATGTTTTGTATATTGGTCTCAATAGCGGGACTGTTTATAAAGAAGAAGAAATTTTCCAGAAGGATAGCCGTATTGGTATCAATAAAAACTACAAAGGGCGGAGCGATACCAAGGGATTCTATAAACAGATATTCTATCGTCTGAAGGACAACTTTTATTTTGCCTTTGTGGTAGAGTGTGATTTCGATTTGGAAGCCTGTCAAAACGAAATTGTCTCTTTAGGAGCCGATGGCAGCCGGTTTTCGCTTTCGGCAACCTTGTTGGGTGAAAGCGGAATCGAGTTAGCCTATCCGAAAGATTCGTTGAAAAAGGTGACAGGTGGCAGCCGGGTTATCCTATTGTCCGACACGTTGTTGGATGTTGCGGATTTGGCGAGTGTACGATTCAGTATTACCGAGACGATTCCGTTCCGATTCCTCTGTACAAATGTTGAAACCAGAAATTATAACATATTGGGTGACGTCAAACGAGTCCAAGAGAGATACTATCTGTATGAGAGAGGTTCGGTATTCTATTTTGCCGATGAAACAGCCGCTGCCGCATTTGGAACATTGGTGAATGATAAGAAAGAATTTCGCCAGATAGGATATAACAATTACATAATACAATAA